Proteins encoded by one window of Paenibacillus sp. DCT19:
- a CDS encoding protein arginine kinase, whose amino-acid sequence MPNLPFTEKALSDWMRSDAADSEIVISSRVRIARNLQHYPFPMLASNEQSEEVLNKLSEVLQYDDVHAFGNFHTLDLIDIDELDKRVLVEKHLISPSLANESKNGAVILSEDESVSIMINEEDHLRIQCLYPGFQVKEAWEKASAIDDAFEAHVDYAFDDRRGYLTSCPTNVGTGVRASVMMHLPALVMTQQIGRILTAVSQVGLTVRGIYGEGSEAMGNLFQISNQITLGQTEQEVIENLHSVVLQMIGHERTARERLITDSRLRITDRVMRSYGILSHAAIVDSKEAAQRLSDVRLGVDLGLLEGLTIPVMNELNVMTQPGFLQKTFGEDMRTDERDIYRAQLIRDTINPAK is encoded by the coding sequence ATGCCTAATCTGCCTTTTACAGAGAAGGCGCTCAGCGATTGGATGCGCAGTGATGCGGCTGATTCAGAAATCGTCATTAGCAGCCGTGTCCGGATCGCACGCAACCTGCAGCATTATCCATTTCCGATGCTTGCATCCAATGAGCAATCGGAGGAAGTGCTGAATAAGCTGAGCGAAGTACTTCAATACGACGATGTTCATGCTTTTGGAAATTTTCACACACTGGATCTAATCGATATTGATGAGCTCGACAAACGTGTGTTGGTGGAGAAACATCTGATTAGTCCCAGTCTAGCGAATGAATCCAAGAACGGTGCTGTCATCCTTAGTGAGGATGAGTCTGTCAGTATCATGATTAATGAAGAGGATCATCTTAGGATCCAATGCCTCTATCCGGGGTTCCAGGTGAAAGAAGCTTGGGAGAAAGCTTCTGCGATAGATGATGCTTTTGAAGCGCATGTGGATTATGCATTTGATGATCGTAGAGGATACTTGACCAGCTGTCCTACCAATGTCGGTACAGGTGTAAGGGCATCCGTAATGATGCATTTGCCGGCTCTTGTCATGACACAACAGATTGGACGTATTCTAACGGCGGTTTCCCAGGTAGGGCTTACTGTCCGCGGGATTTACGGTGAAGGTAGCGAAGCAATGGGCAACCTATTCCAGATCTCTAACCAGATCACGCTAGGACAGACCGAGCAAGAAGTTATCGAAAATCTGCACAGTGTTGTGTTACAGATGATTGGACATGAACGTACCGCTAGAGAACGACTGATCACCGACTCAAGACTGCGTATTACGGACAGGGTTATGCGATCTTATGGCATACTGTCTCACGCAGCCATAGTCGACTCGAAGGAAGCTGCACAGCGTCTCTCCGACGTTCGTCTTGGTGTAGATCTAGGTCTGTTGGAAGGACTCACTATACCGGTGATGAACGAGCTGAACGTAATGACTCAGCCTGGTTTCTTGCAGAAAACATTCGGGGAAGATATGCGTACAGATGAACGAGATATCTACCGTGCTCAGCTCATTCGTGATACGATCAACCCAGCAAAGTAA
- a CDS encoding UvrB/UvrC motif-containing protein, with protein sequence MLCQECNNRPATLHFTKIVNGEKTEFHICESCAREKGEMIPGTAGGFSIHNLLSGLLDFDPSGKGGSAGTPPAQSLRCEECGMTYSQFSKIGRFGCSSCYKYFDSRLDPLFKRVHGSTSHVGKVPARAGGRIKVKRQIADLKRTLQESITQEEFEEAAQIRDQIRELEKEIAQE encoded by the coding sequence ATGCTTTGCCAAGAATGCAATAATCGTCCGGCTACACTTCATTTCACGAAGATTGTGAACGGAGAGAAGACGGAATTTCATATCTGCGAGTCGTGTGCTCGTGAAAAAGGGGAAATGATTCCTGGAACAGCAGGTGGATTCTCCATTCATAACTTGTTGTCCGGTCTGCTTGATTTCGACCCATCTGGCAAAGGTGGATCAGCAGGAACACCACCTGCTCAATCCCTTCGATGTGAAGAATGTGGCATGACGTATTCCCAATTTAGTAAAATCGGCCGGTTCGGCTGTAGCTCATGCTATAAATATTTTGATAGCCGTCTAGACCCGTTGTTCAAAAGGGTGCATGGCAGCACCTCCCACGTAGGTAAAGTACCTGCACGGGCTGGTGGTCGTATCAAGGTGAAACGACAAATTGCAGATTTGAAACGTACTCTTCAAGAAAGTATCACGCAAGAAGAATTCGAAGAAGCTGCTCAAATTCGTGACCAGATCAGAGAACTTGAAAAAGAAATAGCACAGGAGTAA
- a CDS encoding CtsR family transcriptional regulator, protein MRNISDIIEQYLKSILHESPEGMVEIQRNDLADQFSCVPSQINYVISTRFTLEKGYLVESKRGGGGYVRIQRIELPAHSALHNHLHHSIGDEIGQTAAEGLIYQLEEARFLSKREAGLMRAAVSREIILVKLPYRDQIRARMLKAMLISLLGK, encoded by the coding sequence ATGCGTAATATCTCTGATATTATCGAACAATATCTGAAGAGTATTCTGCATGAAAGTCCCGAAGGAATGGTTGAAATTCAGCGTAATGATCTGGCAGACCAATTCTCATGCGTGCCTTCTCAGATTAATTACGTCATCAGCACCCGGTTTACCCTAGAGAAGGGCTATCTGGTGGAAAGCAAACGCGGTGGCGGTGGTTATGTACGTATTCAACGGATCGAACTACCTGCTCACTCAGCACTGCATAACCATTTGCATCATAGTATTGGAGATGAGATCGGGCAGACTGCTGCCGAAGGTCTAATCTACCAACTAGAGGAAGCACGTTTCTTGAGCAAACGAGAGGCGGGGTTGATGCGGGCGGCTGTATCGAGAGAAATTATTTTGGTCAAACTTCCTTACCGGGATCAAATTCGTGCCAGAATGTTGAAGGCGATGTTAATATCTTTGCTCGGTAAATGA